One genomic window of Polyangium aurulentum includes the following:
- a CDS encoding DUF6531 domain-containing protein yields the protein MLASTWFDLVIGVDLHFELVPPPMLPVPFPHPFVGLVFDPIGLAAGLAISNAIGMAFGDSFKGPVLINSMPANTTGTEAKNTFVLPHFIIPPGTMWAPMVRVPKPPIIPGKAPSLELPIPPPGDAVMITGSKTVHAMGANLCRLGDIALSCSDPIRLPTSVVLAIPKGLPVLVGGPPAVDWMAAAMGLIKCKWIAERLHKLVNRIKNARIRNLLHKGVCFLTGHPVDVATGRVLTDAKDFGLPGPLPLTFERNYASSWAHRDSPVGHGWSHSLDQAVWLEAGCVVYRAEDGREIEFDTFDMPGRIIRPGEEIFEPLNRLTLRSLGQYHWEIETTDGVVHEFAPVPGDKDAKVARLLRKRTRNGHEITLHYDASARLAWARDVGGRIVRFEHDDAGRLAQVSLPHPTQPGWVPHTRYVYSREGDLVEVVDPLGHRTRYEYTGHLLVRETDRTGLSFYFGYDGMGSSAYCIRTWGDGGIYDHEIDYDKSGHVTYVTNSLGATTTYEMNVANAVVKVIDPLGGETRYEYDDNLWKTAEIDPLGNETRYDYDKRGNCAKLSLPSGASARFEYDEHRNIIRAVDVCGGEWRWRYDQIGCLVQRMNPLGEVTSFEHSGGQLSAVINAAGARTSFFYDAAKNLCAVRASLGAEETYAHDRLGHVVTRKDARGAIQRRHYDPCGRLLTIEEPDGNVRRFAYDPSGNVTLVQDHQRRIRFHYSGFHKLAEREEAGARVRLHYDTEGQLVGLQNEAGEEHSFLLDACGRIKEEREFDGYVRRYERDQAGRISKIVQPSGAWTSLAYDRAGRLTRALRSDGTQENFSYRQDGALVEAENATVTVRFERDALGRIVRESQGEHWIASRYEPGRGRVGFKSSLHADTTIVRNVMGDVESVSICDDVSTWRVGFGRDALGLEVERKLPGGVTTSWMRDHLGRPERRTMTLGAGEALATTSYCWEVNNRLSALIDSIRGATTFEHDARARLVSARYPDGYVQHRAPDATGNLYGHPDRTDRIYGRGGKLLHANGSEYKYDVDGNLIERTEPNGVRWQFAWDGAGHLRGVTRPDGRRVTFAYDALGRRLRKRCEDEEVTWIWDGHVPLHELSSTEEPITWIFEPTRLAPLGKIQGRSRYGIITDHVGAPAAMFDEAGTLAWQAQLDVYGVTRTDVAKTPCPWRWPGQYEDDETGLYYNRFRYYDPKIGKYISRDPIGLLGGLDVYGYTHDPLTWIDPFGLEGCEGFENVNRSDTNKIADELNDTTYFHYTDEAGLEGILEKWLIMPNSKNRVYLAQEMYNQEEAFMALFIGNPRYQGKGSHVLVINKPDLPVGIGHQPNELIHEGTLRLKPEDVVYAGPNPF from the coding sequence ATGCTGGCCAGCACCTGGTTCGATCTCGTCATCGGTGTCGACCTGCACTTCGAGCTCGTACCGCCGCCGATGCTGCCGGTGCCGTTCCCGCACCCGTTCGTCGGGCTGGTGTTCGACCCCATCGGCCTCGCCGCGGGCCTCGCCATCTCAAACGCGATCGGGATGGCATTCGGTGACTCGTTCAAAGGGCCGGTGCTGATCAATTCGATGCCGGCGAACACGACAGGCACGGAAGCAAAGAACACCTTCGTCCTGCCACACTTCATCATCCCTCCGGGAACGATGTGGGCCCCGATGGTGCGCGTGCCTAAGCCGCCGATCATTCCGGGCAAGGCGCCGTCGCTGGAGCTGCCCATTCCACCGCCGGGCGACGCCGTGATGATCACCGGGTCGAAGACGGTGCACGCAATGGGCGCAAACCTCTGCCGCCTGGGCGACATCGCGTTGAGCTGCAGCGATCCGATCCGCCTGCCAACATCGGTAGTGCTGGCAATCCCCAAGGGACTGCCGGTGCTCGTGGGTGGGCCGCCTGCGGTGGACTGGATGGCCGCGGCAATGGGGCTCATCAAGTGCAAGTGGATTGCCGAGCGGCTGCACAAGCTGGTGAACCGGATCAAGAACGCCCGGATCCGGAACCTGCTGCACAAGGGCGTTTGCTTCCTTACGGGCCACCCGGTGGACGTCGCGACCGGCCGGGTGTTGACCGACGCGAAGGACTTCGGGCTGCCTGGGCCATTGCCGCTCACTTTCGAGCGGAACTACGCGTCGAGCTGGGCGCATCGGGACTCACCGGTCGGGCACGGGTGGAGCCATTCACTGGACCAGGCGGTGTGGCTAGAGGCGGGATGCGTCGTTTACCGCGCAGAAGATGGGCGGGAGATTGAATTCGACACGTTTGACATGCCCGGCCGGATCATTCGCCCGGGCGAAGAGATCTTCGAGCCACTCAACCGGCTGACGCTGCGGAGCCTGGGCCAGTACCACTGGGAGATTGAGACGACGGACGGCGTCGTGCATGAGTTCGCGCCGGTCCCGGGTGACAAGGATGCGAAGGTGGCGCGGCTGTTGCGGAAGCGGACCAGAAACGGCCACGAGATCACGTTACATTACGACGCAAGCGCGCGCCTTGCGTGGGCTCGCGACGTGGGCGGACGGATCGTGCGGTTCGAGCACGACGACGCGGGTAGGCTCGCGCAGGTGTCGCTGCCGCACCCGACGCAGCCGGGGTGGGTGCCGCACACGAGGTATGTGTATTCGCGCGAAGGCGACCTGGTGGAGGTGGTGGATCCGCTCGGTCACCGGACGAGGTACGAGTATACGGGGCACTTGCTGGTCCGGGAGACGGACCGGACAGGGCTGTCATTTTACTTCGGCTACGACGGGATGGGGTCGAGCGCGTACTGCATCCGGACATGGGGGGACGGGGGGATTTACGATCACGAGATCGACTACGACAAGTCCGGCCACGTAACGTACGTGACGAACTCGCTGGGGGCAACGACCACGTACGAGATGAACGTGGCGAACGCCGTGGTGAAGGTGATCGACCCGCTCGGAGGCGAGACGCGCTACGAGTACGATGACAACCTGTGGAAGACGGCGGAGATCGATCCGCTCGGGAATGAGACGCGGTACGATTATGACAAACGAGGAAATTGTGCAAAATTGAGCCTGCCGAGCGGAGCCTCGGCCCGTTTTGAGTACGATGAGCACCGCAACATCATTCGAGCCGTTGACGTATGTGGCGGTGAATGGCGCTGGCGGTATGACCAGATCGGGTGCCTCGTCCAGCGCATGAATCCGCTGGGGGAAGTAACGTCGTTCGAACATTCCGGTGGGCAACTCTCGGCTGTGATCAACGCAGCAGGTGCTCGCACCTCATTTTTCTATGATGCGGCCAAAAACCTCTGTGCCGTGCGAGCGTCCCTCGGTGCGGAAGAGACGTATGCGCACGACCGGCTGGGCCACGTCGTCACCCGGAAGGATGCTCGAGGCGCTATTCAGAGGCGACATTATGACCCGTGCGGCCGTCTGCTCACCATCGAAGAACCCGACGGCAATGTACGGCGGTTCGCGTATGATCCATCCGGCAATGTCACTCTCGTACAAGACCACCAACGGCGCATACGATTCCATTACAGCGGTTTCCACAAGCTCGCCGAACGCGAGGAGGCCGGGGCGAGAGTACGGCTCCACTACGATACCGAGGGGCAACTCGTAGGCTTACAGAATGAAGCCGGGGAAGAGCACTCTTTCCTGCTCGACGCATGCGGACGAATCAAAGAGGAGCGGGAATTCGATGGGTACGTGCGCCGGTACGAGCGCGACCAAGCCGGAAGAATATCGAAGATCGTCCAGCCGAGCGGTGCATGGACCTCGCTTGCATACGATCGAGCGGGGCGGCTGACGCGAGCGCTACGATCAGATGGTACTCAAGAGAATTTTTCTTATCGGCAAGACGGTGCCCTCGTGGAGGCCGAAAACGCGACCGTGACTGTGCGGTTCGAGCGCGACGCGCTGGGGCGCATCGTGCGCGAGTCGCAGGGTGAGCACTGGATCGCATCACGCTATGAGCCAGGCCGAGGGCGCGTCGGGTTCAAGTCATCGCTTCACGCAGACACGACGATCGTGCGAAATGTGATGGGCGACGTCGAGTCTGTCTCCATATGTGACGACGTCTCGACGTGGAGAGTAGGCTTCGGGCGAGACGCCCTGGGGCTCGAAGTCGAGCGAAAACTGCCAGGCGGAGTGACAACCTCTTGGATGCGCGATCATCTGGGTCGTCCCGAGAGGCGAACCATGACGCTAGGAGCAGGAGAAGCGCTGGCGACGACGTCCTACTGCTGGGAGGTGAACAACCGGCTTTCAGCGCTCATCGACTCCATCCGTGGAGCGACTACCTTCGAGCATGACGCACGCGCCAGGCTCGTGTCGGCGCGCTATCCAGATGGTTACGTTCAGCACCGCGCCCCCGATGCGACGGGGAACCTCTACGGCCACCCCGACCGCACCGACCGCATTTACGGGCGCGGCGGAAAGCTGCTCCATGCCAATGGGTCCGAGTACAAGTACGACGTCGACGGCAACCTGATCGAACGAACCGAGCCGAACGGCGTTAGGTGGCAGTTCGCCTGGGATGGCGCCGGCCACCTCCGTGGCGTGACGCGTCCAGACGGACGAAGAGTGACATTTGCCTATGATGCACTCGGGCGACGACTCAGAAAGCGTTGCGAGGATGAGGAGGTGACATGGATCTGGGATGGCCACGTGCCATTGCACGAGTTGTCCTCGACTGAGGAGCCGATCACATGGATTTTCGAACCAACTCGCCTCGCACCACTCGGTAAGATTCAAGGTCGCAGTCGATATGGAATCATCACCGACCATGTGGGTGCACCGGCGGCGATGTTCGATGAGGCGGGGACTCTCGCCTGGCAAGCACAGCTCGATGTGTACGGAGTTACACGGACTGACGTCGCGAAAACCCCGTGCCCTTGGAGGTGGCCCGGACAGTACGAAGACGACGAGACCGGCCTTTATTATAATCGTTTCCGGTACTACGATCCGAAGATAGGGAAGTACATCAGCCGAGACCCCATCGGATTGCTGGGTGGGCTCGATGTCTACGGCTACACACACGACCCATTGACGTGGATAGACCCCTTTGGCCTTGAGGGCTGCGAGGGATTTGAAAACGTCAATCGTTCAGATACAAACAAGATAGCCGACGAACTCAACGACACAACGTACTTCCACTACACCGATGAAGCCGGGCTGGAGGGTATACTCGAGAAATGGTTGATTATGCCGAACAGCAAGAACAGAGTATACCTGGCACAGGAGATGTATAATCAAGAGGAAGCCTTCATGGCACTTTTCATAGGCAATCCCAGATACCAAGGCAAAGGGTCTCACGTCCTCGTCATCAACAAGCCGGATCTGCCCGTGGGAATCGGACATCAACCGAACGAGCTTATTCATGAAGGGACTCTCCGACTCAAACCCGAAGACGTCGTCTACGCTGGCCCCAATCCGTTTTAG